The Methanosphaera stadtmanae DSM 3091 genome includes a window with the following:
- a CDS encoding MATE family efflux transporter produces the protein MSKTDNIELIRGDPKVAIRKLSVPTMLSMLLIMMYNLADSLWVAGLGSDALAALGFISPLFFVIVGIGNGIGAGANSLIARAIGHKDKALADNAASHSIFITIILSIALPLILIPLLSPILTLMGAGRCVSMGVDYGNVVFLFMIVFLFASVASAILRAEGDVNRSMYAMAITAILNIIIDPIFIYVLHMGIVGAAWATVLSSLISCIVMGYWIWIKKDTYLRINRKVFNYANKVTKDICSVAIPSMAENITMSALIMIINGMLTIVAGTTAVAVYASAARINQFAMIPLFGIGTAMLTVTGTAYGAHDYKKLKEAHRYSIILGYGVSILLSIIMFFGSDYIALLFAYTPESAPLAPLISNALKILCLFLIAMPAGIMSSMTFQGVGKGLTSFIITLCRSIIFEVIFGYVIGIVLGFGEFGVYAGLVIGCACGSLLSYAWCKLFIKRLNKNYTK, from the coding sequence ATGAGTAAAACAGATAATATTGAATTAATAAGAGGAGATCCAAAAGTTGCAATAAGAAAATTATCAGTACCTACCATGTTATCCATGTTACTTATTATGATGTATAATCTAGCAGATAGTTTATGGGTAGCAGGATTAGGATCTGATGCATTGGCAGCACTTGGATTTATAAGTCCACTATTTTTTGTAATAGTAGGAATTGGAAATGGAATAGGAGCTGGTGCAAACTCACTTATAGCTCGTGCAATAGGACATAAAGATAAAGCTCTAGCAGATAATGCTGCAAGTCACAGTATATTTATTACAATCATACTTTCAATAGCATTACCACTAATACTCATACCTCTACTTAGCCCAATTCTCACATTAATGGGTGCAGGACGTTGTGTGAGTATGGGAGTAGATTATGGTAATGTTGTATTTCTATTCATGATTGTATTTTTATTTGCAAGTGTAGCTTCTGCAATTCTAAGAGCAGAAGGAGATGTAAATAGATCCATGTATGCCATGGCCATTACTGCAATTTTAAATATAATTATAGATCCAATATTCATTTATGTATTACATATGGGAATAGTTGGAGCAGCATGGGCTACTGTACTATCATCACTTATAAGTTGTATTGTAATGGGATACTGGATATGGATAAAAAAAGATACTTATCTACGTATCAATAGAAAAGTATTCAACTATGCAAATAAAGTAACTAAAGATATATGTTCAGTAGCAATACCATCAATGGCTGAAAACATTACAATGTCTGCTTTAATCATGATTATAAATGGAATGCTTACAATTGTAGCAGGAACTACTGCAGTAGCTGTATATGCTTCAGCTGCAAGAATCAACCAATTTGCAATGATACCTTTATTTGGTATTGGAACTGCAATGCTTACAGTAACAGGTACAGCATATGGAGCACATGACTATAAAAAACTTAAAGAAGCACATAGATATTCAATAATATTAGGATATGGAGTATCAATATTATTATCAATTATAATGTTCTTTGGTTCTGATTACATTGCATTATTATTTGCATATACACCAGAGAGTGCACCTCTTGCACCACTTATATCCAATGCATTGAAAATACTATGTCTATTCTTAATAGCAATGCCTGCAGGTATTATGTCTTCAATGACATTCCAAGGAGTTGGAAAAGGCCTTACATCATTTATAATTACATTATGTAGATCAATTATATTTGAAGTAATATTTGGATATGTTATTGGAATTGTACTTGGATTTGGAGAATTTGGAGTATATGCTGGTTTAGTAATAGGATGTGCTTGTGGTTCATTACTTTCATATGCCTGGTGTAAACTCTTTATTAAGAGACTTAATAAAAACTATACTAAATGA
- a CDS encoding DUF6110 family protein, producing the protein MARQQRGYVDRTRDFLKQEKVKYFIGGAIATVAIGKILETEIAHNAAVSATAGILNLKDSVEEKVENIKEDAEDIHAEAQEKQKIEIYGPEDEEEKDEEDEAE; encoded by the coding sequence ATGGCAAGACAACAAAGAGGATATGTAGATAGAACAAGAGATTTTCTAAAACAAGAAAAAGTAAAATATTTCATTGGGGGAGCAATAGCAACAGTAGCTATTGGTAAAATCTTAGAAACAGAAATAGCACACAATGCAGCAGTATCTGCTACAGCAGGAATACTAAATTTAAAAGATTCAGTAGAAGAAAAAGTAGAAAACATTAAAGAAGATGCAGAAGACATTCATGCAGAAGCTCAAGAAAAACAAAAAATTGAAATCTACGGACCAGAAGATGAAGAAGAAAAAGATGAAGAAGACGAAGCAGAATAA
- a CDS encoding thioredoxin family protein, which produces MVVLLEVFTSKNCPFCPKAIAAVEEAVKELGSQVEYKHYDVDEDVDKTMEYKIMSVPTIVVNGRVAFRDAPEPKRLISKIKRNMK; this is translated from the coding sequence ATGGTAGTATTATTAGAAGTTTTCACATCAAAAAATTGTCCATTCTGTCCAAAAGCCATTGCTGCTGTAGAAGAAGCAGTAAAAGAACTGGGAAGTCAAGTAGAATATAAGCATTATGATGTTGATGAAGATGTTGATAAAACTATGGAATATAAAATAATGTCAGTACCTACAATAGTTGTTAATGGTAGAGTAGCATTTAGAGATGCACCAGAACCTAAACGCTTAATTTCAAAAATTAAAAGAAATATGAAATAA
- a CDS encoding heavy metal translocating P-type ATPase, which produces MKFKIVYDNNKDIIRVRAGRAAFTTSEGYGLSQLLSQKKGIKTVKVSSTNGSIHIKYSGNKNRVFKYLANLKKSDLYEAEPTTEELSRETNNHYINKILKKIVGRYAAQLFLPTPLNIIKIVYESIPYIVKGIDSLIHMRIDVDLLDATSLAVTLSQGMFGPAGSIVFLLGLSEILEEYTIEKTKHSLENSLMLNINKVWIETETNEEVQIPFTQLKEKDKVIVRTGTIIPADGVIIKGNAEINEATMTGESLPVSKNVGKAVFAGTIVENGSITVEVEAINESTRINQIIDLIESSDKLKAGIQSKAEKLADSIVPWNFAITLLTYIITGSTIKAIAALTVDYSCAIKLATPISIISAMREASEREVVVKGGRYLEAYATADTIIFDKTGTLTKSCPEVAKVVSLGALSDEELLRQAACIEEHFPHSVATAIVNKAKELGLNHGEELHSEVEYIVAHGIATTLDGKRAVLGSQHFVLEDENVKITKEKEDIISENVDKYSVIYFAIDRVLEGIICIYDPPRDEAKVVLNKLRSLGIKDIVMLTGDSENAAATTAKLLGINHYRSQVLPEDKASIVEEIKEKGKKVIMVGDGINDSPALSAADVSVAMKDSSDLAREVADITLLRPSLNDLITIRLLSQQMLDLIHRNYKLILLLNTTFMALGLSGVISPSATSVLHNGSTMLIGLDSATSKNYEINESEIIDIE; this is translated from the coding sequence ATGAAATTTAAAATAGTTTATGATAACAACAAGGACATAATACGTGTTCGTGCAGGAAGAGCTGCATTCACAACCAGTGAAGGATATGGATTATCCCAATTACTTTCCCAAAAAAAAGGTATCAAAACTGTTAAAGTTTCATCTACCAATGGTAGTATTCATATAAAATACTCTGGTAATAAAAACAGAGTATTTAAATATTTAGCAAACTTAAAAAAATCAGACTTATATGAAGCTGAACCAACAACTGAAGAACTATCAAGAGAAACTAATAATCATTACATTAATAAAATACTTAAAAAAATAGTTGGTAGATATGCAGCACAACTCTTTTTACCAACACCACTTAATATTATTAAGATTGTTTATGAATCTATACCATACATAGTTAAAGGTATTGATAGTTTAATACATATGAGAATAGATGTAGATTTATTAGATGCAACATCCCTTGCTGTAACATTAAGTCAAGGAATGTTTGGACCAGCAGGATCTATTGTATTTTTACTCGGATTATCAGAAATACTTGAAGAATACACAATAGAAAAAACAAAACACTCACTTGAAAACAGTTTAATGTTAAATATAAATAAAGTATGGATTGAAACTGAAACAAATGAAGAAGTACAAATACCATTTACACAACTTAAAGAAAAAGACAAAGTTATTGTAAGAACAGGTACAATCATACCTGCAGATGGTGTTATTATAAAAGGAAATGCTGAAATTAACGAAGCAACAATGACTGGTGAATCATTACCAGTATCTAAAAATGTTGGAAAAGCAGTATTTGCAGGAACAATTGTTGAAAATGGTTCAATAACTGTTGAAGTTGAAGCAATAAATGAATCAACTAGAATAAATCAAATCATTGATTTAATTGAAAGTTCTGATAAACTCAAGGCAGGAATCCAAAGTAAAGCTGAAAAATTAGCAGATTCAATAGTTCCATGGAATTTTGCAATAACACTATTAACATATATTATAACTGGAAGTACAATAAAAGCTATTGCAGCACTAACTGTAGATTATTCATGTGCAATTAAACTTGCAACACCAATATCTATCATATCAGCAATGAGAGAAGCTTCAGAAAGAGAAGTTGTTGTTAAAGGTGGAAGATATCTTGAAGCTTATGCAACAGCAGATACAATAATATTTGATAAAACTGGAACATTAACTAAGTCATGCCCAGAAGTTGCTAAAGTTGTATCTCTTGGTGCATTATCTGATGAAGAATTACTCAGACAAGCAGCATGTATTGAAGAACATTTCCCTCATAGTGTAGCTACTGCTATTGTAAATAAAGCTAAAGAACTTGGCCTAAATCATGGAGAAGAATTACACTCTGAAGTAGAATATATTGTAGCTCATGGAATTGCAACCACATTAGATGGAAAACGTGCCGTATTAGGTAGTCAACACTTTGTACTTGAAGATGAAAATGTAAAAATTACAAAGGAAAAAGAAGATATTATATCTGAAAATGTTGATAAATATTCTGTAATATACTTTGCTATAGACAGAGTACTTGAAGGAATTATATGTATATATGATCCTCCACGTGATGAAGCAAAAGTAGTGCTTAATAAACTTAGAAGTTTAGGAATTAAGGATATTGTAATGCTTACAGGAGATTCTGAAAATGCCGCAGCAACAACTGCTAAATTATTAGGAATAAATCATTATAGATCTCAGGTACTACCTGAAGATAAAGCAAGTATTGTAGAAGAAATAAAAGAAAAAGGCAAGAAAGTAATAATGGTGGGAGATGGTATTAATGATTCACCAGCATTATCTGCAGCTGATGTATCTGTAGCAATGAAAGATTCATCTGATCTTGCTAGAGAAGTAGCAGATATTACCTTACTTCGACCTTCATTAAATGATCTAATAACTATTAGATTATTAAGCCAACAAATGCTTGATTTAATACATAGAAATTATAAATTAATACTTCTATTGAATACAACATTCATGGCATTAGGTCTTAGTGGAGTTATATCCCCATCTGCAACATCAGTATTACATAATGGTTCTACAATGCTTATAGGTCTAGATAGTGCAACATCTAAAAATTATGAAATAAATGAAAGTGAAATTATTGATATTGAATAA
- the mtaB gene encoding methanol--corrinoid protein co-methyltransferase MtaB, which produces MSRKYFTKMENASADEMVFGQTKHPVKMGLDQVMGGGEVVPNIKVAPAEGSEESIDGLEATSKNIAFAACDRAAAIGLPAMQIEMEHVQQQSISKEASARCTAVTFEELEKLHDKFGTKVSMMSTVADMREEENGLRGSEFDVAMDESFEACAQNGASMLCIETVGGKVVSDYGISRGDARAILYGIGVLGSIDMEYMWTKIVDIAKRNNVVPGGDTDCAQANTAMFLAGGLTSKNVSHTIAAVARAIAGARSLVAVECGAQGPTKDCGYENPIVKAIASVPICAEGKNATCAHSDLMGNLTAAVCDVWSNESVYNREEMGGPTPGVWLQSLGYECALMNTATQIGTNKQLRDTYVLADKYRDPQGVILAYDNAYKIGEAITAEGEDIYLRSRAAAIRAMELINEAVDEKRILLTRFERDTLDSTMKTYEQLPDDKDKFIKTCIKRYGRKVKEHDPSQYEL; this is translated from the coding sequence ATGTCAAGAAAATATTTTACAAAAATGGAAAATGCATCAGCAGATGAAATGGTATTTGGACAAACAAAACACCCAGTAAAAATGGGATTAGATCAAGTTATGGGTGGTGGAGAAGTAGTTCCTAACATCAAAGTAGCTCCTGCAGAAGGATCAGAAGAATCAATTGATGGATTAGAAGCAACCTCTAAAAACATAGCATTCGCAGCATGTGACCGTGCAGCAGCAATAGGACTTCCTGCAATGCAAATAGAAATGGAACACGTACAACAACAATCTATCTCAAAAGAAGCATCAGCAAGATGTACAGCTGTTACATTCGAAGAACTTGAAAAATTACACGACAAATTCGGTACAAAAGTATCAATGATGTCAACAGTAGCAGATATGAGAGAAGAAGAAAACGGTCTTAGAGGATCAGAATTCGACGTAGCAATGGATGAATCATTCGAAGCATGTGCACAAAATGGAGCATCAATGCTTTGTATTGAAACAGTTGGTGGTAAAGTAGTATCAGATTATGGTATATCAAGAGGAGATGCAAGAGCAATACTCTATGGTATAGGTGTACTTGGTTCTATTGATATGGAATACATGTGGACAAAAATTGTAGACATAGCAAAAAGAAACAATGTAGTTCCTGGTGGAGACACAGACTGTGCACAAGCTAACACTGCAATGTTCCTTGCAGGTGGATTAACCAGTAAAAACGTATCACACACAATTGCAGCAGTAGCAAGAGCAATTGCAGGAGCAAGAAGTTTAGTAGCAGTTGAATGTGGTGCACAAGGACCAACAAAAGACTGTGGATACGAAAACCCTATTGTAAAAGCAATAGCATCCGTACCAATCTGTGCAGAAGGTAAAAACGCAACATGTGCTCACTCAGACCTTATGGGTAACCTTACAGCAGCAGTATGTGATGTATGGAGTAACGAATCTGTATATAACAGAGAAGAAATGGGTGGACCAACACCTGGTGTATGGTTACAATCATTAGGTTATGAATGTGCTTTAATGAACACAGCAACACAAATCGGAACAAACAAACAATTAAGAGATACATATGTATTAGCTGATAAATACCGAGACCCTCAAGGTGTAATTCTTGCATACGATAACGCATACAAAATCGGTGAAGCAATTACAGCAGAAGGAGAAGATATTTACTTAAGATCCCGTGCAGCAGCAATTAGAGCAATGGAATTAATTAATGAAGCAGTAGATGAAAAACGTATCTTATTAACAAGATTTGAAAGAGATACACTTGATTCCACAATGAAAACATACGAACAATTACCAGATGACAAAGACAAATTCATAAAAACATGTATCAAACGTTACGGAAGAAAAGTAAAAGAACACGACCCATCACAATATGAATTATAA
- a CDS encoding transcriptional regulator, SarA/Rot family yields the protein MLKEDKCVNNKNCLENKHIIPYLSIILRSEYVYISRHLNTKYNFGRTQLYVLRKLSLTNKPLNQEFFSKHCQINKGSIARTCQKLEENDFIKRVVDPNNKRQYIIYLTKKGEEVATEIKILEKKWENKICEEYDGTKEELLNNLRKMTLTSFNMINDNRDNIYE from the coding sequence ATGTTAAAGGAAGATAAATGTGTAAATAACAAAAACTGCCTTGAAAATAAACATATTATACCTTACCTTTCAATAATACTTCGTTCTGAATATGTCTATATAAGTAGACATTTAAATACTAAATATAATTTTGGAAGAACACAACTATATGTTCTAAGAAAATTATCTCTAACAAACAAACCATTAAATCAGGAATTCTTTTCAAAACATTGTCAAATAAATAAAGGATCAATTGCAAGAACATGCCAAAAACTAGAAGAAAATGATTTTATTAAAAGAGTAGTGGATCCTAACAATAAAAGACAATACATAATCTACCTAACTAAAAAAGGTGAAGAAGTAGCAACTGAAATAAAAATCCTTGAAAAAAAATGGGAAAATAAGATTTGTGAAGAATATGATGGAACAAAGGAAGAATTATTGAATAATCTACGAAAAATGACATTAACCTCATTTAATATGATAAATGATAACCGAGATAATATTTATGAGTAA
- the mtaC gene encoding methanol--corrinoid protein MtaC, with the protein MVSPLEKYYDKFEDYEKIAVRYNVKIEGPALKPEDDPEVAEILPAEEGIKRTVALAVLYGDKDECDAQVEKALDAGEEPIDLINNALMKGMDGVSALYTKGEFFLPDLMLAGDAMMSGVALCEAKLGHKADSKATVCCCAVEGDPHDIGKNLIVMFLNANGYEAVDLGRDVPNTKVVEAVKENKPVLVTATALMTTTMTAFGKIIALMQEAGLDTPFGCGGGAVRRDFVEETPQTFYGVEAYHVPKLADAIVDDGKTWEDIRKEYSDIVGEYVAAYS; encoded by the coding sequence ATGGTTAGCCCTTTAGAAAAATACTATGACAAATTTGAAGATTATGAAAAAATTGCTGTAAGATACAATGTTAAAATTGAAGGTCCAGCTCTTAAACCTGAAGATGACCCAGAAGTAGCAGAAATCTTACCAGCAGAAGAAGGAATAAAAAGAACAGTAGCATTAGCTGTATTATATGGTGATAAAGACGAATGTGATGCACAAGTAGAAAAAGCATTAGATGCTGGTGAAGAACCAATAGACCTTATTAACAACGCTTTAATGAAAGGTATGGATGGAGTAAGTGCATTATATACTAAAGGTGAATTCTTCCTTCCTGATTTAATGCTTGCAGGAGATGCAATGATGTCTGGAGTAGCACTTTGTGAAGCAAAACTCGGACACAAAGCAGATTCCAAAGCAACAGTATGTTGCTGTGCAGTAGAAGGAGACCCTCATGATATTGGTAAAAACTTAATTGTAATGTTCTTAAATGCAAATGGATACGAAGCAGTAGACCTTGGTCGTGACGTACCTAACACTAAAGTAGTAGAAGCAGTAAAAGAAAACAAACCAGTACTTGTAACTGCAACAGCATTAATGACAACAACCATGACAGCATTTGGTAAAATTATAGCATTAATGCAAGAAGCAGGACTCGACACACCATTTGGATGTGGAGGAGGAGCAGTACGTCGTGACTTTGTAGAAGAAACACCACAAACATTCTATGGTGTAGAAGCATATCACGTACCAAAATTAGCAGATGCAATTGTTGATGATGGTAAAACATGGGAAGACATCAGAAAAGAATACTCTGACATTGTTGGAGAATATGTAGCAGCATACTCCTAG